The following are encoded in a window of Salinigranum halophilum genomic DNA:
- a CDS encoding ATP-binding protein, whose product MATKDDTDRNGRIDDEPTALGPDIEPSGDEPPHGELTVTDFTAESTQNTSSSPLSNAPTPRPYIEIRPSSSGLSARAVVASMQKLYVTLESLTEDAGLLQRLGLRSRAPPPTVEWVFVGDGRADTSIRWLVGVTGTPAAEAHRQDERDEKEASESSRGRHKTAAGRDREAAEDAAVTHRLHRIERVLRQTLPSTYELRRVQWHPEYLTEHLPAPVVSPPPSNPHERVGPHHPAITVDSPYVAGVEYRGRATHTKDWQLPLTRFGDPLESSPSASAVTSPSASTGAPRRTRDQQQGQVGSETQQCTLSGVIETIRDAETPVIYQVVCRPIEPWTREADAYRWELENGEPTLASKAFELLFPRSPEDREAFEPSPSSQARLDALETRNTHQSFGVCVRAVALTRDTPVAADSVARQLATELETVGSTHHRIEGAVRTDDDLHTEREPPGSQLFTDLVERRWHAPTYGDRPLKNGFRRQPSRGLVVTPAELPSLCLVDGARLTPNGQRALSLRHGERTGLVLPPPGVLAQYTEPGQTLCQPLTHDRRPYLRPFVNPVALQDKHLVIAGTTGSGKSVTIQTGQLSNVVATAGPEIIFDHKSGQTSVEFMQSYYAAYGTLEDVIYFDLSQVLPALSFFDIRPLLNAGVPRQEAVERTVGHYEEILRTLWGADQYDAKEAPKAIRMHARALFDPVHGSDAFSNDDLREALSRTLSEQITPPVSNEKYERYFREFLQRRHEVFGAAMGGAISRVEKIDTSSRLAPLFDHVHRQDPGHADDDNDNDNDNDNDDASVTHPAFSFADIVDEDVTVVFDFGGMETEIKAALTLVLLSDLWTALESRATGAKRPESSEASHSQVNLYLEEAGSVANSPIVDTLLSQGRSFGLSVMLGVQYLGQLRSQDDDDDTYYETLNETATFIVGNVAVDDDITNVLATADMPPQAVARRLAAMRRGEWLVRPGALFGEETPRPFLAESLPAPTGHPASDEPLAEDSAKKLRFDVALVRAEERTRRRYGYAHRDPDVTANANAGTGTNDSTAGTQPTAGGADSDDATSADEPNPDPAVEAAQNGSLLPHTKRFPTFLSYDEPRRAIQCVECGTRYNPSEAGIRDAIECCHAFEEVDRDDIPTLTAHLKLAPAEIRGSPWSPGQLRFIQTVWNAQQGTYSDLEYDITRDSMVRLREYVGVAVDEVEALVDADLIREDTTLPHLLYSVTAAGRDAVGEHYREGVDYGPGRGDLGESSEHIMMVELATWLAEQRCADPEHDAATVSPYHQLDDGRRLDVACLDAEGEIVVAIEAERINNDAPTAAPTDFDKMADCGAAEAIWVVSGLSAASKLTEALHDPADGEPRIDRTYSPTSQTQKYRIDEPGFTDIHTVRGLIKRREQDAE is encoded by the coding sequence ATGGCAACGAAAGACGACACAGACCGGAACGGACGCATCGATGACGAACCGACAGCGCTCGGGCCTGACATCGAGCCCAGCGGAGACGAACCGCCACACGGAGAACTCACAGTAACCGACTTCACTGCTGAGAGCACACAGAACACCAGTTCGTCCCCGCTCTCGAACGCACCGACACCACGGCCATATATCGAGATTCGGCCCTCGTCGAGTGGGCTCTCGGCGCGGGCGGTCGTCGCGTCGATGCAGAAGCTGTACGTCACACTAGAGTCGCTGACCGAAGACGCGGGACTCCTCCAGCGCCTTGGTCTCCGATCACGCGCGCCACCACCGACAGTCGAGTGGGTGTTCGTCGGTGATGGCCGCGCGGATACGAGTATCCGCTGGCTCGTCGGCGTCACGGGCACGCCGGCTGCGGAGGCCCACAGGCAAGACGAACGAGACGAAAAAGAGGCGAGCGAATCGAGCCGCGGGAGACACAAGACGGCAGCGGGGCGTGACCGCGAAGCGGCTGAAGACGCGGCCGTCACCCACCGTCTCCATCGCATCGAACGCGTCCTCCGGCAGACGCTCCCGAGTACGTACGAGTTGCGACGAGTGCAATGGCACCCAGAATACCTAACAGAGCACCTGCCCGCACCCGTCGTGTCACCGCCGCCGTCGAATCCACACGAGCGTGTCGGGCCACACCACCCCGCCATCACGGTCGACTCACCGTACGTTGCGGGTGTCGAATATCGGGGGCGAGCCACGCACACGAAAGACTGGCAACTCCCACTGACGCGATTCGGCGACCCCCTCGAGTCATCACCGTCAGCATCGGCCGTGACCTCGCCTTCGGCTTCGACAGGCGCGCCGCGTCGCACTCGTGACCAACAGCAGGGGCAGGTCGGGAGTGAGACACAGCAGTGCACGCTGTCGGGTGTGATCGAGACGATCCGCGATGCAGAGACGCCAGTCATCTATCAGGTCGTGTGTCGACCGATCGAGCCGTGGACACGCGAGGCTGACGCGTACCGCTGGGAACTCGAGAACGGTGAGCCGACACTCGCGAGTAAGGCCTTCGAGTTGTTGTTCCCCCGCTCGCCCGAGGACCGAGAGGCGTTCGAACCGTCTCCGTCGTCACAGGCGCGGCTGGACGCGCTCGAAACGCGCAACACCCACCAGTCGTTTGGCGTCTGTGTCCGTGCCGTTGCCCTCACGCGCGACACGCCGGTCGCTGCGGACAGCGTCGCACGGCAGTTGGCGACGGAACTCGAGACGGTCGGGAGTACACACCATCGCATCGAGGGAGCCGTCCGGACGGATGACGACCTCCACACAGAACGAGAGCCGCCGGGCAGTCAGCTCTTCACCGACCTCGTCGAGCGGAGGTGGCACGCCCCCACGTACGGGGACCGACCACTCAAAAACGGGTTCAGACGACAGCCGAGTCGTGGGCTCGTCGTCACGCCTGCGGAGTTGCCCAGCCTGTGTCTGGTCGATGGAGCGAGACTCACACCGAACGGCCAGCGGGCACTCTCACTTCGGCACGGCGAGCGGACGGGGCTCGTCTTACCCCCACCGGGCGTCTTAGCGCAGTATACCGAGCCGGGGCAGACGCTCTGTCAGCCACTGACGCACGACCGTCGACCCTACCTCCGGCCGTTCGTGAACCCGGTCGCTCTCCAGGACAAACATCTCGTCATCGCCGGGACGACCGGGTCGGGGAAGTCCGTCACCATACAGACGGGGCAACTGAGTAACGTTGTGGCGACTGCAGGCCCGGAGATCATCTTCGACCACAAGAGTGGGCAGACGAGTGTGGAGTTCATGCAGTCGTACTACGCAGCGTATGGAACGCTCGAGGACGTCATCTACTTCGACCTCTCGCAGGTGCTGCCGGCGCTGTCGTTTTTCGATATCCGGCCGCTCCTCAACGCGGGCGTTCCCCGCCAGGAGGCGGTCGAACGGACGGTCGGGCACTACGAGGAGATTCTCAGGACGCTCTGGGGGGCCGACCAGTACGACGCGAAGGAGGCACCGAAGGCGATTCGCATGCACGCGAGGGCGCTGTTCGATCCCGTCCACGGGTCGGACGCCTTCAGCAACGACGACTTGCGAGAGGCGCTGAGCCGGACGCTGTCAGAACAGATTACGCCGCCGGTCTCCAACGAGAAGTACGAGCGGTATTTCAGGGAGTTCTTACAGCGACGACACGAGGTGTTCGGGGCAGCGATGGGCGGTGCGATCAGTCGAGTCGAGAAGATCGACACCAGTAGCCGACTCGCGCCACTGTTCGATCACGTTCACCGCCAAGACCCAGGTCACGCTGACGACGACAACGACAATGACAACGACAACGACAACGACGACGCGTCGGTAACCCATCCCGCGTTCAGCTTCGCCGATATTGTCGACGAGGACGTCACGGTGGTCTTCGACTTCGGTGGGATGGAAACAGAGATCAAGGCGGCGCTGACGCTCGTTCTCCTCTCAGACCTGTGGACGGCGCTCGAGTCTCGAGCGACCGGAGCGAAGCGGCCGGAGTCGTCGGAAGCGTCACACTCGCAGGTGAACCTCTATCTCGAGGAGGCGGGCTCGGTCGCCAACTCGCCGATCGTCGATACCCTGCTCTCACAGGGGCGGTCGTTCGGCCTGTCGGTCATGCTGGGCGTGCAGTATCTGGGACAGCTTCGCTCGCAAGACGACGATGATGACACCTACTACGAGACGCTGAACGAGACGGCGACGTTCATCGTGGGGAACGTCGCGGTCGATGACGATATTACGAACGTCCTCGCGACGGCTGACATGCCGCCACAGGCGGTGGCCCGTCGACTGGCTGCGATGCGTCGCGGTGAGTGGCTCGTCCGCCCGGGCGCGCTCTTCGGGGAGGAGACACCACGCCCGTTTCTCGCAGAGTCACTTCCGGCTCCCACGGGACACCCAGCCAGCGATGAGCCGCTTGCGGAGGATTCAGCGAAGAAGCTCCGATTCGATGTCGCGCTCGTCCGTGCGGAAGAACGGACCCGTCGGCGCTACGGGTATGCCCATCGCGACCCTGATGTGACGGCGAACGCCAACGCAGGGACGGGGACGAACGATTCGACGGCTGGCACACAGCCGACTGCGGGCGGAGCGGACAGTGACGATGCGACCAGCGCCGACGAGCCGAATCCAGATCCCGCTGTCGAGGCCGCACAGAACGGCTCGCTCTTGCCACACACGAAGCGGTTCCCTACGTTTCTCAGCTACGATGAGCCACGCCGGGCGATTCAGTGTGTCGAGTGTGGGACCCGCTACAATCCCTCGGAGGCTGGCATCCGTGATGCCATCGAGTGTTGTCACGCGTTCGAGGAGGTCGACCGCGACGACATCCCCACACTCACCGCCCACCTGAAGCTCGCACCCGCCGAGATTCGTGGCTCGCCGTGGTCGCCAGGGCAACTCCGGTTCATCCAGACGGTCTGGAACGCCCAGCAGGGCACCTATAGCGACCTGGAGTACGATATCACACGCGACAGCATGGTTCGCCTCCGTGAGTACGTCGGGGTGGCGGTCGACGAGGTTGAGGCGCTCGTCGACGCAGACCTGATCCGCGAGGATACCACGCTCCCGCATCTCCTCTACAGCGTGACCGCTGCCGGCCGCGACGCCGTCGGCGAGCATTATCGCGAAGGGGTGGATTACGGCCCCGGCCGGGGTGACTTGGGTGAGTCGAGCGAACACATCATGATGGTCGAGCTCGCGACGTGGCTTGCCGAACAGCGCTGTGCCGATCCGGAACACGACGCGGCGACTGTCTCGCCGTATCATCAACTCGATGATGGCCGCCGCCTTGACGTGGCGTGTCTGGATGCCGAGGGAGAGATCGTCGTCGCCATCGAAGCCGAGCGGATCAACAACGACGCGCCGACCGCAGCCCCGACCGATTTCGATAAGATGGCCGACTGTGGCGCAGCTGAGGCCATCTGGGTCGTCTCGGGGCTGAGCGCTGCCTCGAAGCTCACGGAGGCCCTACACGACCCGGCCGATGGCGAGCCGCGAATCGACCGGACCTACAGCCCGACCAGTCAAACACAGAAGTACCGGATCGACGAACCCGGTTTTACCGACATTCACACCGTTAGAGGCCTCATCAAGCGTCGTGAACAGGACGCCGAGTGA
- a CDS encoding toxin-antitoxin system TumE family protein, giving the protein MPGDDETAAQVLDVRERFPANATYAQASAYRVPRSERYPDGVKYSLQYGRSDTPDGDDGTIIRYDNFPDHPDAPLHHKHTADGEIEAVDFDGLLGLYRRFN; this is encoded by the coding sequence ATGCCGGGGGACGACGAGACGGCAGCGCAGGTCCTGGACGTCCGCGAACGCTTCCCGGCGAACGCAACCTACGCCCAGGCCAGCGCCTACCGTGTCCCCCGCTCGGAGCGCTACCCCGATGGCGTCAAGTACTCGCTGCAGTATGGCCGAAGCGACACACCGGACGGAGACGACGGGACGATCATCCGCTACGACAACTTCCCGGACCATCCCGACGCACCCCTGCATCACAAACACACCGCAGACGGGGAAATCGAGGCGGTCGACTTCGACGGCCTCCTCGGGCTCTACCGTCGCTTCAACTAA
- a CDS encoding HVO_A0114 family putative DNA-binding protein — translation MANPGTETGETDDEHEHRVMHIRFGTGNTERVEETLAALDRGEDPTPYLERVYRDVTNLHRVTRPKNLELLRILATEHPESIRETARLVDRDVRQVHRNLEELESLDLIKFQSDGPGKPKRPLVWYDEIAVELPLISEDGTGEDRAKA, via the coding sequence ATGGCGAACCCTGGGACTGAAACAGGCGAGACGGACGACGAGCACGAACACCGTGTCATGCACATCCGATTCGGCACGGGCAACACCGAGCGCGTCGAGGAGACGTTGGCAGCCCTCGACCGTGGCGAGGACCCAACACCGTATCTCGAGCGTGTCTACCGCGACGTCACCAACTTGCATCGGGTGACGCGCCCGAAGAACCTCGAATTGCTGCGCATCCTCGCCACCGAGCACCCCGAGAGCATCCGCGAGACAGCCCGACTCGTCGACCGCGACGTTCGCCAGGTCCACCGAAACCTCGAAGAACTCGAATCGTTGGACCTCATCAAGTTCCAGAGCGACGGTCCCGGCAAGCCGAAGCGCCCGCTCGTCTGGTACGACGAGATTGCCGTCGAGTTGCCGCTGATTTCCGAGGACGGCACAGGCGAGGACAGAGCTAAGGCATGA
- a CDS encoding PQQ-dependent sugar dehydrogenase, with protein MNRRHYLALVGAAAGGASAGCLGTSPSDGSDTPSTQESAGTSASTSAPESESTAASTAYTVETVASGFTNPWALTFLPDDSRLLVTERAGRLNLVDRDSGDTTPVSGAPDVFAAGQGGMLDVALHPRYPDPDWVYLTYSVQSDGASTTAVGRGRLDLENARLQEFERLHAAEPFVESAGHFGSRLAFDADERLYVTVGDRQFKDFGPDHTAQDLTTEHGVVLRFEADGSVPDDNPFVDDSDALDTIFSYGHRNPQGLTVHPETGDLWESEYGEQDGDEINVLSRGANYGWPIADEGCTYGSGDPIGVSHDERDDVVAPAYSWPCGSGGFPPGGMTFCSGTAFPAWEGQLFVGGLASQSIARFSVTDREATLEDRLLGDRGWRIRTVNEAPDTGHLYLAVDAGDAPIVRLRPA; from the coding sequence ATGAATCGGCGGCACTATCTCGCGCTCGTTGGTGCGGCGGCTGGCGGCGCGTCGGCCGGGTGTCTGGGTACCAGTCCCTCCGACGGTTCCGACACCCCCTCGACTCAGGAGTCGGCTGGAACGTCCGCTTCGACCTCGGCTCCCGAGTCCGAGTCGACGGCGGCGTCGACCGCGTACACCGTCGAGACGGTCGCCTCGGGATTCACCAACCCGTGGGCGCTCACGTTCCTCCCCGATGACTCCCGACTGCTCGTCACCGAACGGGCCGGTCGGCTGAACCTCGTCGACCGCGACTCGGGCGACACGACGCCTGTCTCGGGCGCGCCCGACGTGTTCGCGGCCGGCCAGGGCGGCATGCTCGACGTGGCACTTCACCCCCGCTACCCCGACCCGGACTGGGTGTATCTGACCTACTCCGTGCAGTCGGACGGTGCCTCGACGACGGCCGTCGGCCGCGGCCGACTCGACCTCGAGAACGCCCGGCTCCAAGAGTTCGAACGGCTCCACGCGGCCGAACCCTTCGTCGAGTCGGCGGGGCACTTCGGCTCGCGCCTCGCCTTCGACGCCGACGAGCGACTCTACGTGACCGTCGGCGACCGCCAGTTCAAGGACTTCGGCCCCGACCACACCGCCCAGGACCTGACGACGGAACACGGCGTCGTCTTGCGGTTCGAAGCCGACGGGTCCGTCCCCGACGACAACCCGTTCGTCGACGACTCCGACGCGCTGGACACGATCTTCAGCTACGGTCACCGCAACCCCCAGGGACTGACGGTCCACCCCGAGACGGGCGACCTCTGGGAGAGCGAGTACGGCGAACAGGATGGCGACGAGATCAACGTCCTCTCGCGCGGCGCGAACTACGGCTGGCCTATCGCGGACGAGGGCTGCACCTACGGGAGCGGCGACCCCATCGGCGTCTCACACGACGAGCGCGACGACGTCGTCGCCCCCGCCTACTCCTGGCCGTGCGGGAGCGGGGGCTTCCCCCCGGGCGGGATGACCTTCTGCTCGGGGACGGCCTTCCCCGCGTGGGAGGGCCAGCTGTTCGTCGGCGGACTCGCGTCGCAGTCTATCGCCCGGTTCAGTGTGACAGACCGCGAGGCGACGCTCGAAGACCGCTTGCTCGGCGACCGCGGCTGGCGCATCCGCACGGTCAACGAGGCGCCCGACACCGGTCACCTGTACCTGGCGGTCGACGCCGGTGACGCGCCAATCGTCCGGCTCAGGCCCGCCTGA
- the uvsE gene encoding UV DNA damage repair endonuclease UvsE, which translates to MLGYAAMNRTLRDRDPPLRCNRSMRKQTWESRGLSYASELTLQNLTDLLAILRWNVDHDIHFYRCSSKLVPWHSQFDLADLPDFDEISDVAERIGSFVTDHDVRLTFHPDYWCKLASPSADTVDRSLTDIENHASWFDLMGLPHSPYYSVNVHIGARYDGKPETAARFRTAVDRLSPAARAHLTVENDDNESLWSVSELVRAVGDPLRVPVVFDYHHHAFSGRDLSYREAFDLARSTWDGITPVTHYSEPACLHGEDARPQAHARSVADLPRWLRTASDVMIEADGKETALFRVRDGDPSRTHL; encoded by the coding sequence ATGTTGGGATACGCCGCGATGAACCGGACGCTCCGCGACCGCGACCCGCCGCTGCGCTGCAATCGCAGCATGCGCAAGCAGACGTGGGAGTCGCGTGGGCTCTCGTACGCCTCGGAACTCACCCTCCAGAACCTCACCGACCTCCTCGCCATCCTCCGGTGGAACGTCGACCACGACATCCACTTCTACCGCTGTAGTTCGAAGCTCGTCCCGTGGCACTCGCAGTTCGACCTCGCCGACCTCCCTGACTTCGACGAGATATCGGACGTCGCGGAGCGAATCGGCTCGTTCGTCACCGACCACGACGTGCGGCTCACCTTCCACCCCGACTACTGGTGCAAGCTCGCGAGTCCCTCCGCGGACACCGTCGACCGCTCGCTCACGGACATAGAGAACCACGCGTCGTGGTTCGACCTGATGGGCCTCCCGCACTCGCCATACTACAGCGTCAACGTCCACATCGGCGCTCGCTACGACGGAAAGCCCGAGACCGCCGCGCGCTTTCGCACCGCGGTCGACCGCCTCTCGCCCGCGGCGCGGGCGCACCTCACCGTCGAGAACGACGACAACGAGAGCCTCTGGAGCGTCTCGGAACTCGTTCGGGCGGTCGGTGACCCACTCCGTGTCCCCGTCGTCTTCGACTACCACCACCACGCCTTCTCGGGCCGCGACCTGAGCTACCGGGAGGCGTTCGACCTCGCTCGGTCGACGTGGGACGGTATCACACCGGTCACCCACTACTCCGAACCGGCGTGTCTCCACGGCGAGGACGCCCGGCCACAGGCACACGCGCGGTCCGTCGCCGACCTCCCGCGGTGGCTCCGGACGGCGTCCGACGTGATGATAGAGGCCGACGGCAAGGAGACAGCGCTCTTTCGCGTCCGCGATGGCGACCCCAGTCGAACGCACCTGTGA
- a CDS encoding ABC transporter ATP-binding protein has translation MLELDGVSAGYDSTPILRDVDLQVDTGEIVGVMGKNGVGKTTLMKTVIGLLEPTSGTVTYAGTDVTDAPADERARAGIGYIPQGRDVFPKLTVEQNIRMGKTVNADSDELLYDEIYDYFPVLQERASQQAGTLSGGQQQMLAIARALVSNPDLLLLDEPSEGIQPSIVDQISRDMQTINDELGTTVLFVEQNLGVIREMADRCYAMERGTFVDELGPETLVDEDAIAAYLAV, from the coding sequence ATGCTCGAACTCGACGGCGTCTCCGCCGGCTACGACTCGACACCCATCCTCCGCGACGTCGACCTCCAGGTCGACACGGGTGAGATCGTCGGCGTGATGGGGAAGAACGGCGTCGGCAAGACGACGCTGATGAAGACGGTCATCGGCCTCCTCGAGCCGACGAGCGGCACTGTCACCTACGCCGGCACCGACGTCACCGACGCCCCGGCCGACGAGCGCGCCCGGGCCGGTATCGGTTACATCCCTCAGGGCAGAGACGTCTTCCCGAAGCTCACCGTCGAGCAGAACATCCGGATGGGAAAGACGGTCAACGCCGACAGCGACGAACTGCTGTACGACGAGATTTACGACTACTTCCCCGTCCTGCAAGAGCGCGCCAGCCAGCAGGCGGGAACGCTCTCGGGCGGCCAACAGCAGATGCTCGCCATCGCCCGCGCGCTGGTTTCGAACCCCGACCTGCTGCTGCTCGACGAACCGAGCGAGGGCATCCAGCCCTCCATCGTCGACCAGATCAGTCGCGATATGCAGACCATCAACGACGAACTCGGGACGACCGTCCTCTTCGTCGAGCAGAACCTCGGCGTCATCCGCGAGATGGCCGACCGCTGTTACGCGATGGAGCGCGGCACGTTCGTCGACGAACTCGGCCCCGAGACGCTCGTCGACGAGGACGCCATCGCGGCGTACCTTGCCGTCTGA
- a CDS encoding ABC transporter ATP-binding protein, with protein MSTDDATGHPDVRQTAAHLATGDTTDTLLQTDGLRKDFGGFTAIDEVDFSVTAGELRCLIGPNGAGKSTLLKLITGTHSPSAGSVYYDGLDITDLAPYERVQQGISMKFQVPSVYGDLTVRENARLPIQRFADGAERRQRVDAAIAAAGLAGYERVEASTLSHGQQQQLELGMAAALEPDLLLLDEPVAGLDVEERSAIAERVTRLNEQEGIAFVVIEHDTDFVADIADEVTVLHNGDVFREGPIDEIESDPAVQRIYLGDDS; from the coding sequence ATGAGCACGGACGACGCCACCGGCCACCCGGACGTCCGCCAGACGGCGGCGCACCTGGCGACGGGCGACACCACCGACACGCTGTTACAGACCGACGGCCTCCGCAAGGACTTCGGTGGCTTCACCGCCATCGACGAGGTCGACTTCAGCGTCACGGCGGGGGAACTCCGCTGTCTCATCGGCCCGAACGGTGCGGGGAAGTCGACGCTGTTGAAGCTCATCACCGGCACGCACTCGCCGAGCGCCGGCAGCGTCTACTACGACGGGCTCGACATCACCGACCTCGCCCCGTACGAGCGGGTCCAACAGGGCATCAGCATGAAGTTCCAGGTCCCCTCCGTCTACGGCGACCTGACGGTCCGCGAGAACGCTCGGCTCCCCATCCAGCGCTTCGCGGACGGCGCGGAGCGCCGCCAGCGCGTCGACGCGGCGATCGCCGCCGCGGGACTCGCTGGCTACGAACGGGTCGAAGCGAGCACCCTCTCACACGGCCAACAGCAGCAACTGGAGCTCGGGATGGCCGCCGCGCTCGAACCGGACCTGCTCCTCCTCGACGAACCCGTCGCCGGTCTCGACGTCGAAGAGCGCAGCGCCATCGCCGAGCGCGTCACGCGACTCAACGAACAGGAGGGAATCGCCTTCGTCGTCATCGAACACGACACCGACTTCGTCGCCGACATCGCCGACGAGGTGACCGTCCTCCACAACGGCGACGTGTTCCGCGAGGGCCCCATCGACGAGATCGAGTCCGACCCCGCGGTCCAGCGCATCTACCTGGGGGACGACTCGTGA
- a CDS encoding ABC transporter permease subunit: MSTERVGGSGPSAEGHRTRLQRWLEGPNTVGRSREFWAGFAVVLAALLAYPFVAGSYQASRFSLFLVYAFLGLSLSVVWGYAGILSFGQVVFFGVAGYTFAVVSINVATPLGITVAFLAGIAGGALMAAVLGYFMFYGGVRNVYVTIITLVSTLVLHTFMAQTAGDEWTIGEAALGGFNGMPTIPNLALGVGPAAVTFDSVSFYYLVLALLVVTYLGLRALVNSDYGRVMVAVREDEDRTEMFGYDVRRVKLSVFTIGGALAGLSGVLYASWGNYVSPQVFELAFASLPVIWVSVGGRKTLLGAVVATVGIEFVRNSLGGEWAFVAVGTLLLVFILGLPGGLVPWIHDAYVDYRGDTPTQNLSDRSVGGD, from the coding sequence ATGTCGACCGAGCGTGTCGGCGGGTCCGGCCCCTCGGCCGAGGGGCACCGTACCCGCCTCCAGCGCTGGCTCGAAGGCCCCAACACCGTCGGGCGCTCCCGCGAGTTCTGGGCGGGCTTCGCCGTCGTCCTCGCGGCGCTTCTCGCCTACCCGTTCGTCGCCGGCTCCTACCAGGCGTCGCGCTTCTCGCTCTTCTTGGTGTACGCCTTCCTCGGCCTCTCGCTCTCGGTGGTGTGGGGCTACGCGGGCATTCTGAGCTTCGGGCAGGTGGTGTTCTTCGGCGTCGCGGGCTACACCTTCGCCGTCGTCTCCATCAACGTCGCGACGCCACTCGGAATCACCGTCGCGTTCCTCGCCGGCATCGCCGGCGGGGCGCTCATGGCCGCCGTCCTCGGCTACTTCATGTTCTACGGCGGGGTCCGGAACGTCTACGTCACCATCATCACGCTGGTGTCGACGCTCGTGCTCCACACGTTCATGGCCCAGACCGCCGGTGACGAGTGGACCATCGGTGAGGCCGCTCTCGGCGGGTTCAACGGGATGCCGACCATCCCGAACCTCGCACTCGGCGTCGGCCCGGCCGCCGTGACCTTCGACAGCGTGAGTTTCTACTATCTCGTCTTGGCGCTGCTCGTCGTCACCTATCTCGGCCTGCGGGCCCTCGTCAACTCCGACTACGGCCGCGTGATGGTCGCCGTCCGCGAGGACGAAGACCGGACGGAGATGTTCGGCTACGACGTCCGCCGCGTGAAGCTCTCCGTCTTCACCATCGGCGGCGCACTCGCGGGGCTGTCGGGCGTGCTGTACGCCTCGTGGGGCAACTACGTCAGCCCACAGGTGTTCGAACTCGCGTTCGCCTCCTTACCGGTCATCTGGGTGAGCGTCGGCGGCCGCAAGACGCTCCTCGGGGCTGTCGTCGCCACCGTCGGCATCGAGTTCGTCCGCAACTCCCTCGGCGGCGAGTGGGCGTTCGTCGCCGTCGGGACCCTGCTGTTGGTGTTCATCCTCGGCCTGCCGGGTGGACTCGTCCCCTGGATACACGACGCTTACGTCGACTACCGCGGCGACACGCCGACGCAGAACCTGAGCGACCGCTCCGTGGGGGGTGACTGA
- the urtB gene encoding urea ABC transporter, permease protein UrtB → MVNGLNLLFQFLDSFAFIVLAAVGLAIIFGIMGVINLAHGEFIMVGAYATTLANIRAGLPLPVAMLVGVVVAAAFGLVVERVIISGSVPNALSQRFLGRVVIEPLYDRLADSMVATWGLSLVMVQGIRITLGNSLDQIGTPLGKIAYSGFSYSTYRVLLAGVAVCLLALTYYVFTRTEYGMRARATIQSEETARALGVDTERTYMTTFAIGSGLAGLTGALYAPTITMVPTLGGSFLVEAFVAVVVGGSSVVLGTLLAGGLLGSINALFSNLVGTFFGRIALLVTAIVMLRFLPNGITGYLEHLRTKRQEGA, encoded by the coding sequence ATGGTAAACGGGCTGAACCTCCTCTTTCAGTTCCTCGACAGCTTCGCGTTCATCGTGCTGGCTGCCGTCGGGCTGGCCATCATCTTCGGCATCATGGGCGTCATCAACCTCGCACACGGCGAGTTCATCATGGTCGGGGCGTACGCGACGACGCTGGCGAACATCCGTGCGGGACTTCCGCTCCCCGTAGCGATGCTCGTCGGCGTCGTCGTCGCGGCCGCCTTCGGTCTCGTCGTCGAACGCGTCATCATCTCCGGGTCGGTCCCGAACGCCCTCAGCCAGCGATTCTTGGGGAGGGTCGTCATCGAACCCCTCTACGATCGCCTCGCCGACTCGATGGTCGCCACGTGGGGGCTGAGCCTCGTCATGGTCCAGGGCATCCGCATCACCCTCGGCAACTCCCTGGACCAGATCGGCACGCCGCTCGGGAAAATCGCCTACAGCGGGTTCTCCTACTCGACGTACCGGGTGCTGCTCGCGGGCGTCGCGGTCTGTCTTCTCGCTCTCACCTACTACGTGTTCACCCGGACCGAGTACGGGATGCGCGCGCGGGCGACCATCCAGAGCGAGGAGACCGCTCGCGCCCTCGGCGTCGACACCGAGCGGACGTACATGACGACGTTCGCCATCGGCTCCGGCCTCGCCGGACTGACGGGCGCGCTGTACGCGCCCACCATCACGATGGTCCCGACGCTCGGCGGGTCGTTCCTCGTCGAGGCGTTCGTCGCCGTCGTCGTCGGCGGCTCCAGCGTCGTCCTCGGGACGCTCCTCGCGGGCGGCCTGCTGGGCTCGATCAACGCCCTGTTCTCCAACCTCGTCGGCACGTTCTTCGGCCGTATCGCCCTGCTCGTGACCGCCATCGTGATGCTCCGGTTCCTCCCCAACGGCATCACGGGCTACCTCGAACATCTGCGGACCAAGCGCCAGGAGGGGGCGTAG